A stretch of the bacterium genome encodes the following:
- a CDS encoding response regulator transcription factor: MSVPKGGRNVRVLIADDNPVVRRVLQALVEREEGFEFAGSVADGDECLEAVKTVKPDVVSLDLEMPRMSGRSVLMKLLEDNVRAGVVVVTGLPIFDQPSVSDELKSLGASAILYKDFSPAGNDLSLFTKSYFQALRSAAHV; this comes from the coding sequence ATGTCCGTTCCAAAAGGGGGACGCAACGTGAGAGTTTTGATTGCCGATGACAATCCGGTTGTGCGCAGGGTGTTGCAGGCGCTGGTGGAGCGCGAGGAAGGGTTCGAGTTTGCAGGGTCGGTGGCGGACGGAGACGAGTGTCTCGAAGCTGTCAAGACCGTGAAGCCGGACGTCGTGTCCCTCGATCTCGAAATGCCGCGCATGAGCGGGCGCAGCGTGCTGATGAAACTGCTGGAAGACAATGTGCGTGCGGGCGTGGTGGTGGTGACAGGATTGCCGATCTTTGATCAACCGTCCGTGTCGGACGAACTCAAATCGCTTGGCGCAAGCGCGATTCTGTACAAGGATTTCTCGCCTGCCGGCAACGATCTGAGCCTGTTCACGAAATCGTATTTTCAGGCCTTGCGGAGTGCGGCGCACGTCTGA
- a CDS encoding helix-turn-helix domain-containing protein: MRMDAERIRQIRQRMQLTQEDFAHLIGVTFSTVNRWENGKSSPNRIAARLLLGLEKKLKQQ, encoded by the coding sequence ATGAGAATGGACGCTGAGCGTATCCGCCAGATCCGGCAGCGCATGCAGCTGACACAGGAAGACTTCGCACATCTCATCGGCGTGACCTTTTCAACGGTCAACCGTTGGGAGAACGGCAAGTCCAGCCCCAACAGAATTGCCGCACGTCTGCTGCTGGGACTCGAGAAAAAACTAAAGCAGCAATAA
- a CDS encoding queuosine precursor transporter has translation MPDSQRIVLPGDLPQGLRYYDLIGGLFVAILLISNVAATKLVGFGIFPFDGGTFLFPLSYIFGDVLTEVYGFGRARRIIWMGFAANVLAALTFAVVAAMPPASIWPNQEAFEAILGFVPRIVLASLIAYLFGEFTNSVILAKLKVATQGRVLWLRTISSTLAGQAVDTGLFVVIAFAGIVPARELWLMIAFNYMFKCGVEIVLTPMTYAIVGFLKRREQVDIYDKGTRFNPFGLGGTAPAK, from the coding sequence ATGCCCGACTCCCAGAGAATCGTTCTGCCCGGTGATCTCCCGCAAGGTCTGCGCTACTATGACCTCATCGGTGGACTGTTCGTCGCAATTCTGTTGATTTCGAATGTCGCGGCAACCAAGCTCGTCGGATTCGGAATCTTTCCCTTTGACGGCGGGACGTTCCTGTTCCCGTTGAGCTACATTTTCGGCGATGTGCTGACCGAAGTCTACGGCTTCGGACGGGCGCGGCGGATTATCTGGATGGGATTTGCGGCCAATGTGCTCGCCGCTCTGACCTTCGCAGTCGTCGCGGCAATGCCGCCCGCCTCAATCTGGCCGAATCAGGAAGCCTTCGAGGCGATACTGGGATTTGTGCCGCGTATCGTGCTCGCTTCGTTAATCGCCTATCTGTTCGGCGAGTTCACCAACTCCGTAATTCTGGCTAAACTGAAAGTCGCAACGCAAGGCCGCGTGTTGTGGCTGCGCACCATCAGCTCGACGCTCGCCGGACAGGCGGTGGATACCGGACTGTTCGTGGTGATCGCTTTCGCGGGCATCGTTCCCGCGCGTGAGCTGTGGCTGATGATTGCCTTTAACTACATGTTCAAGTGCGGTGTCGAAATCGTGCTGACGCCCATGACTTATGCAATCGTCGGCTTCCTGAAGCGGCGCGAGCAGGTGGACATCTACGATAAGGGCACCCGTTTCAATCCGTTCGGATTAGGCGGCACCGCTCCTGCAAAGTAA
- a CDS encoding HDOD domain-containing protein: MNHSSHSFVSVPTADDLITGDSARSKFVMQRLRDAHDLPTLPLLAMEVSRLANDPLAGMSEIVRIIRNDPSMTSKILRVSNSAFYGMPRRVESLNMALVVLGMREVSNLVTSISVFKAFPVLDGGTAFSRETFWEHSAGTGEIARVLASKLQMRLHGIEFTSGLLHNIGKIVLHQYFPNELGQAFKIAEQEGLPSIVAEQKVLGTDHAEVGAWLAEKWSLPNSIVESIRYHHQPHLAPEHSVLTAIVHLASSLARAILSKSLRERVNAHLAQDPAWEVVAQENPAILSLDIPAFVTDIEENIDRAREFIKMATAE; encoded by the coding sequence ATGAATCACTCTTCGCATAGTTTCGTTTCCGTCCCGACGGCAGATGACCTGATCACAGGAGACTCCGCGCGGAGCAAATTTGTGATGCAGCGGCTGCGGGATGCGCATGACTTGCCGACGCTGCCGCTGCTGGCGATGGAAGTCTCGCGGCTCGCGAACGATCCGCTGGCGGGGATGTCGGAAATCGTGCGGATCATTCGCAACGATCCGTCCATGACGAGCAAAATCCTGCGCGTTTCGAACAGCGCGTTCTACGGCATGCCGCGGCGAGTCGAATCGCTGAACATGGCGCTTGTCGTGCTGGGGATGCGCGAAGTCTCAAATCTGGTGACATCGATTTCGGTGTTCAAGGCTTTCCCCGTGCTGGACGGCGGCACGGCTTTTTCGCGCGAGACATTCTGGGAACATAGCGCGGGCACGGGTGAAATCGCGCGCGTGCTGGCCTCGAAGCTGCAAATGCGACTGCACGGTATCGAGTTCACGTCCGGACTGCTGCATAACATCGGTAAAATTGTCCTGCATCAATACTTCCCCAATGAGTTGGGGCAGGCTTTCAAAATCGCGGAGCAGGAGGGACTTCCCTCAATCGTCGCGGAGCAGAAGGTGCTCGGCACGGACCATGCGGAAGTCGGCGCGTGGCTGGCTGAAAAGTGGTCGCTGCCGAATTCCATTGTGGAAAGCATCCGCTACCATCATCAGCCGCATCTGGCACCGGAACACAGCGTCCTGACGGCAATCGTGCATCTGGCGTCCAGTTTGGCGCGTGCTATTCTGAGCAAGAGTCTGCGCGAACGTGTGAACGCCCATCTGGCGCAGGACCCCGCGTGGGAAGTTGTGGCGCAGGAGAATCCCGCAATCCTGTCGCTCGACATCCCGGCGTTTGTCACCGACATCGAAGAAAATATTGACCGTGCCCGTGAGTTTATCAAGATGGCAACTGCGGAGTAA
- the phoU gene encoding phosphate signaling complex protein PhoU: protein MPVHLRRDLDRLKRKILSFGAAVEENAQLAVTALRNFDPQLAQRVIERDDQINQDEVDIEDECLKILALHQPVAIDLRYVITVLKVNNDLERISDFSVNIAKRARTLARQEPVALPNDLLVIAQKSTTMVKAALDALVEQDPARARHVCASDDEVDDLQRKLYDIIVQEIRNHPDHAPQWMQVFSTVRYFERMGDLATNIAEDVIYLVEGEVIRHREAGA from the coding sequence ATGCCTGTACACCTGAGACGCGACCTTGACCGGCTGAAGCGCAAGATTCTGTCTTTTGGCGCCGCCGTGGAAGAGAACGCGCAGCTCGCGGTGACAGCCCTGCGGAATTTTGATCCGCAGCTTGCCCAGCGCGTCATCGAACGCGACGACCAGATTAATCAGGACGAAGTGGACATCGAGGACGAGTGTCTGAAAATCCTCGCGCTGCATCAGCCGGTTGCGATTGACCTACGCTACGTCATTACGGTCCTGAAAGTCAACAACGATTTGGAGCGCATCTCCGACTTCTCGGTCAACATCGCCAAGCGTGCGCGAACTTTGGCCAGACAGGAACCTGTGGCCCTGCCCAATGACCTGCTGGTTATCGCGCAGAAGTCTACGACCATGGTGAAGGCAGCGTTGGATGCGTTGGTCGAGCAGGATCCTGCTCGTGCGCGGCACGTCTGTGCGTCGGATGACGAGGTGGACGACCTGCAGCGCAAACTGTACGACATCATCGTCCAGGAAATCCGCAATCATCCCGACCACGCCCCGCAATGGATGCAGGTCTTTTCGACCGTGCGCTATTTCGAGCGCATGGGTGACTTGGCCACGAACATCGCCGAAGACGTCATCTACTTGGTCGAGGGCGAAGTCATTCGGCATCGCGAGGCCGGAGCATAG
- the dapA gene encoding 4-hydroxy-tetrahydrodipicolinate synthase has translation MNFYTGLWVAVVTPFRKGQIDEAALQNLVTELANRGTDGFVPLGTTGEASVLSREERRRVIQLVLEAAKGRPVVPGCGTNSTEQTIELVREAKQLGVQGAMVITPYYNKPTQEGLYAHFKAVHDASDLPLMLYNVPGRTSVNMLPETAVRLAELPRVASLKEASGNLDQISEICHRVESKITVLSGDDSLTLPILAVGGVGVVSVAAHVCTDVMKGMLSAFSRADLETARLLHHTLQPLAKAMFLETSPAPVKFALSELGKIANELRLPLVPVKAETEAKIRAAIAAYLEPVYVA, from the coding sequence ATGAATTTCTATACTGGTTTATGGGTCGCGGTGGTGACCCCGTTCAGAAAAGGGCAGATTGACGAGGCGGCCCTGCAAAATCTGGTCACTGAGCTTGCGAATCGCGGAACAGACGGGTTTGTGCCGCTGGGGACAACCGGGGAAGCATCCGTCCTCTCACGGGAGGAGCGGAGACGGGTCATCCAGTTGGTTTTGGAGGCTGCAAAAGGGCGGCCTGTCGTCCCGGGCTGTGGCACAAATTCCACAGAGCAAACGATAGAATTGGTGCGGGAGGCCAAGCAACTGGGCGTCCAAGGTGCTATGGTTATCACACCGTATTACAACAAACCGACTCAAGAGGGCCTGTATGCCCACTTCAAAGCGGTGCACGACGCATCGGATTTGCCGCTGATGCTCTATAATGTGCCGGGTCGGACCAGCGTCAACATGCTTCCGGAGACCGCAGTGCGGCTGGCCGAGCTGCCGAGAGTAGCCTCTTTGAAAGAGGCTTCAGGCAATCTTGACCAGATTTCCGAGATTTGCCACCGAGTAGAGAGCAAGATAACTGTCCTCTCGGGCGATGATTCGCTGACCCTGCCGATTCTGGCGGTGGGAGGCGTGGGGGTTGTGTCGGTTGCCGCGCACGTCTGCACGGACGTAATGAAAGGGATGTTGAGCGCGTTTTCGCGGGCGGATCTGGAAACCGCAAGGTTGCTGCATCATACGCTGCAGCCGCTGGCGAAGGCGATGTTCCTCGAAACGAGTCCCGCTCCGGTGAAATTCGCACTTTCGGAATTAGGGAAGATCGCGAACGAACTGCGCCTGCCGCTGGTGCCGGTCAAGGCCGAAACGGAGGCCAAGATTCGCGCAGCTATCGCAGCGTATCTGGAGCCGGTCTATGTCGCATAG
- the tatC gene encoding twin-arginine translocase subunit TatC: MTDQAVTFWDHLDELRKRILRSTLFVAVGAGVGFALSDRARDFLMQPFREAVPGTLSLLGPSEGFVIEIKIAILLGLLVSSPFVAWQLYGFVGPGLRKKEKLWLWPIVAISTILFWGGVAFSWMILPTALQFLGSFAEVGLQNFWSLNSYISLVLFLLLAFGVIFQLPLVMGLLIATGLVSSAFFRRHRRIAIVVIFILAALATPTTDALTMMLMVAPMIVLYETAIWIGVLLEARRKKTSKPS; the protein is encoded by the coding sequence GTGACTGACCAAGCTGTAACTTTCTGGGACCATCTCGACGAACTGCGTAAGCGAATACTGCGCAGCACGCTGTTCGTGGCCGTCGGTGCCGGAGTCGGTTTTGCCCTGTCAGACCGCGCGCGCGACTTCCTGATGCAGCCGTTTCGCGAGGCCGTGCCCGGCACGCTCTCGCTGCTCGGGCCGTCTGAAGGGTTCGTCATCGAGATCAAGATTGCGATTCTGCTGGGGCTGCTGGTCTCCTCACCGTTTGTCGCCTGGCAGTTGTATGGTTTTGTGGGACCGGGACTGCGCAAGAAAGAAAAACTCTGGCTGTGGCCGATTGTGGCCATCTCCACGATACTGTTCTGGGGCGGCGTGGCGTTCTCGTGGATGATTCTGCCTACCGCTCTGCAGTTTCTGGGTTCGTTCGCCGAAGTGGGCCTGCAGAACTTCTGGTCGCTCAACAGCTATATCAGTCTGGTGTTGTTCCTGCTGCTGGCGTTTGGCGTCATCTTCCAACTGCCGCTGGTGATGGGGCTATTGATAGCCACAGGTCTGGTGAGTTCGGCATTCTTCCGCAGGCATCGCCGCATCGCGATTGTCGTGATTTTCATTCTGGCCGCGCTGGCGACTCCCACCACCGACGCGCTGACCATGATGCTGATGGTGGCGCCCATGATTGTTCTCTATGAAACCGCCATCTGGATCGGTGTGCTGCTGGAAGCGCGCCGCAAGAAGACCAGCAAGCCCTCATGA
- a CDS encoding sigma-54 dependent transcriptional regulator, translating into MSEPTLLIVDEETSALEHVSSSLRAEGGYRVLTETDPGNVLNRLETETVDVVLCDLDLKGTSGVSLIGDIRSRHLRLPVVIYSENDRSERIVEAMENGATNFVSQPLEPRLLARTVEAALSNLRLVGEVEKLKRRLGGDHKLGGLVGRSPAMHKVFDAIREVAFVDTTVLIRAETGAGKELVARALHFEGPRSEKPFVKVNCAALPETLLESELFGHEKGAFTDAKQTRIGKFEQANGGTIFLDEIGELSLSTQVKLLNVLQDREIERLGGSRKIPVNIRVVTATNRDLERMIQEGRFRMDLYYRLNVVPITIPPLRERKEDIPMLCAHFLDKIGGRLQKGHFTFTDDAMAMLLSHPWPGNVRELENVIERAILASSGTTITAATMQFLKQPIASTENYSLTPPTNYPLPQAAPHSAPASNNGNGTLPEAAMTLGPLKQAVRAFEKQFIENAMLAANGHVLKAARVLQIDRTTLWKKAKDLGIDLHPEDE; encoded by the coding sequence ATGTCGGAACCGACACTGCTGATTGTAGACGAGGAAACTTCCGCGCTCGAACACGTCTCGAGTTCGCTGCGCGCCGAGGGAGGATATCGCGTCCTCACGGAAACTGATCCGGGCAATGTGCTCAACCGCCTGGAGACCGAAACCGTTGACGTCGTCCTCTGTGATTTGGACTTGAAGGGGACTTCGGGTGTCTCCCTGATCGGGGACATCCGCTCACGTCACCTGCGCCTGCCCGTCGTCATCTACTCGGAGAATGATCGCTCCGAGCGGATTGTCGAAGCCATGGAGAACGGCGCCACTAACTTTGTATCCCAGCCCCTCGAACCACGTCTGCTCGCGCGGACGGTCGAGGCTGCGCTTTCCAATCTTCGCCTCGTGGGGGAAGTGGAAAAGCTCAAGCGCCGGCTCGGCGGGGATCACAAACTCGGCGGACTTGTGGGACGCTCGCCCGCCATGCACAAAGTCTTTGATGCTATCCGCGAAGTCGCGTTCGTCGATACGACGGTCCTGATTCGCGCGGAAACCGGCGCCGGCAAGGAACTCGTTGCCCGTGCCCTGCACTTCGAAGGCCCGCGCTCTGAAAAGCCGTTCGTCAAGGTCAACTGCGCCGCGTTGCCAGAAACCTTGCTCGAATCCGAGCTCTTCGGTCACGAAAAAGGCGCCTTCACCGATGCCAAGCAAACCCGCATCGGAAAGTTTGAACAGGCCAACGGCGGCACGATCTTTCTGGATGAAATCGGCGAGCTCTCACTCTCCACGCAGGTCAAACTGCTCAACGTCCTGCAGGATCGCGAAATCGAACGGCTCGGCGGCAGCCGCAAAATTCCTGTCAACATTCGCGTCGTCACGGCGACCAACCGCGACCTCGAACGAATGATTCAGGAAGGGCGCTTCCGCATGGATCTCTATTATCGGCTGAATGTCGTACCCATCACGATTCCGCCGCTCCGCGAGCGCAAGGAAGACATCCCGATGCTCTGCGCGCACTTCCTCGACAAAATCGGCGGCCGCCTGCAGAAGGGACACTTCACCTTCACTGACGACGCGATGGCCATGCTGCTTTCGCATCCGTGGCCCGGCAACGTCCGCGAACTGGAAAACGTCATCGAACGCGCCATTCTCGCGTCATCGGGAACGACCATCACTGCGGCGACCATGCAGTTCCTCAAACAGCCGATTGCTTCGACGGAAAACTACAGTCTGACTCCGCCGACCAATTATCCGTTGCCCCAGGCGGCGCCGCATTCCGCACCGGCCTCGAACAACGGAAACGGCACGTTGCCGGAGGCCGCGATGACCCTCGGCCCGCTGAAGCAGGCAGTCCGTGCCTTCGAAAAGCAATTCATCGAGAATGCGATGCTCGCCGCCAACGGCCATGTGCTGAAAGCCGCGCGCGTGCTGCAAATCGACCGCACCACTCTCTGGAAGAAGGCCAAAGACTTAGGGATTGACCTTCATCCCGAAGACGAGTAA
- a CDS encoding chemotaxis protein CheW, with protein sequence MVSAPPIRRRPAAAPAAPPTKLVCFRLGGWRVGLTVDEVRGLFVGLPLIPTSNPDYSGEVQLAFGRVPVLDMRHVIGTENSHRNGSATIALVDTVDGPLGLAFDHADEVIPVHPRAWLHQELSVAPLPVRARTVTRYGDVFWLNLDKLNTSLDV encoded by the coding sequence ATGGTCTCAGCACCTCCCATTCGCCGGCGGCCCGCAGCCGCGCCCGCCGCACCCCCCACAAAACTCGTGTGCTTCCGCTTAGGTGGCTGGCGGGTTGGCCTGACCGTGGACGAAGTGCGCGGTCTGTTCGTAGGATTACCCCTGATTCCCACGTCGAATCCGGACTATTCCGGAGAAGTTCAACTGGCGTTCGGTCGAGTGCCGGTGCTTGACATGCGTCATGTCATCGGAACAGAAAATTCACACCGTAACGGCTCTGCGACTATCGCACTGGTGGACACGGTGGACGGTCCGCTTGGGTTGGCGTTTGATCACGCCGATGAAGTGATCCCGGTTCATCCGCGCGCGTGGCTGCATCAGGAGCTGTCTGTCGCCCCGCTGCCCGTCCGCGCGCGCACCGTCACGCGCTACGGCGACGTATTCTGGCTGAACCTGGACAAGTTAAATACATCTCTCGATGTATGA
- a CDS encoding 4-hydroxy-tetrahydrodipicolinate reductase, with translation MSHSKQPIHAALFGAAGRMGKVILHETRLSGRIKVTNAYDPAGAGMYFDDLLIQPNCYGMHDHVEVAIDFSLAKAVEENVRYCRKAGVNYVCGVTGLSETTHHALREAAKEIAVLWAPNMSPAMNVLFALAAEATAALPEYKVYLSESHHTQKLDAPSGTAVRISEIVQDTIGRKPEVFSLRMGDVVGEHTLVLGGHGERLEITHRADSRAVFAHGALRAAEWLVGQPAGFYSMADVLGL, from the coding sequence ATGTCGCATAGCAAGCAGCCGATTCATGCCGCACTGTTCGGTGCAGCGGGGAGAATGGGGAAAGTAATCTTGCACGAGACCCGGCTGAGCGGCCGGATTAAAGTGACCAATGCCTACGATCCTGCTGGTGCGGGGATGTATTTTGACGACTTGCTGATCCAGCCGAACTGCTACGGCATGCACGACCACGTGGAAGTGGCGATTGATTTTTCTCTGGCCAAGGCGGTGGAGGAGAATGTCAGATACTGCCGCAAAGCCGGAGTGAACTATGTGTGCGGCGTGACGGGACTCTCGGAGACGACCCATCACGCGCTGCGTGAGGCGGCCAAGGAGATTGCCGTGCTGTGGGCACCGAACATGTCTCCGGCGATGAATGTGCTGTTTGCACTGGCTGCGGAAGCCACGGCCGCACTGCCTGAATACAAGGTCTATCTATCCGAGTCGCATCACACCCAGAAGCTGGATGCGCCGTCGGGCACGGCGGTGCGCATAAGCGAGATTGTGCAGGACACGATTGGCCGGAAGCCGGAAGTGTTCTCTCTGCGCATGGGAGACGTGGTCGGCGAGCACACGCTGGTCCTGGGCGGACACGGCGAACGGTTGGAAATCACGCATCGTGCCGATTCGCGCGCGGTGTTTGCGCACGGTGCCTTGCGCGCGGCGGAGTGGCTGGTCGGACAACCGGCAGGGTTTTACAGCATGGCGGACGTGCTGGGGTTATGA
- the queG gene encoding tRNA epoxyqueuosine(34) reductase QueG: MAGKATLRDFSFEQQIAVRASELGFDLCGVSRAEAPQRGAHFRSWLAEGMAGTMTYLNRTAERRLDPQKVLPGVRSFISVGQSYFTGLLPDEVRQDPSRGIIASYAWGQDYHDLMGHALAELADFVQSLARDVQTKSYVDTGPVLEREVAERAGLGFIGKNTLLIHPRMGSQLFLGEILTTLELVPTSAPRMPSCGSCTRCLESCPTYAFPTAYVLDSRKCISYLTIEYRGSIPIELRSRIGNHVFGCDDCQTCCPWVNRFSTRTRQQAYENVLERKAPRLTRLAKLTETEFLEMFRRSPVLRPKYEGFMRNVAVALGNWKSRDALDALAPLANHESLLVREHAEWAVRAILEAIEDK; encoded by the coding sequence TTGGCGGGAAAAGCAACTTTGCGCGACTTCAGCTTTGAGCAGCAGATAGCGGTGCGGGCGAGCGAGCTGGGGTTCGACCTGTGCGGTGTATCGCGAGCCGAAGCCCCGCAGCGCGGTGCGCATTTCCGCTCGTGGCTTGCCGAAGGCATGGCCGGCACGATGACCTATTTGAACCGCACGGCGGAACGCAGACTCGACCCGCAGAAGGTGCTGCCGGGAGTTCGCAGTTTCATTTCGGTCGGACAGTCTTATTTCACGGGATTGTTGCCCGACGAGGTGCGGCAGGACCCGTCACGCGGGATAATTGCCAGCTACGCATGGGGTCAGGACTATCACGACTTGATGGGGCATGCGCTTGCAGAGCTTGCCGACTTTGTGCAGTCACTTGCGCGGGATGTTCAGACGAAGAGCTACGTGGATACAGGGCCGGTGTTGGAGCGCGAAGTCGCAGAGCGCGCGGGGCTGGGATTCATCGGGAAGAACACGCTGTTGATTCATCCGCGCATGGGCTCGCAGCTGTTTCTCGGAGAGATCTTGACGACACTCGAGCTTGTGCCGACAAGTGCGCCGCGGATGCCGTCCTGCGGGAGTTGCACGAGATGTTTGGAGAGTTGTCCGACGTATGCTTTTCCGACTGCGTATGTGCTGGATTCGCGAAAGTGCATTTCTTACCTGACAATTGAGTATCGCGGCTCTATTCCAATTGAGCTTCGCTCAAGAATAGGCAATCATGTCTTCGGCTGCGACGATTGTCAGACTTGCTGTCCGTGGGTGAATCGTTTCTCAACCCGCACACGCCAGCAAGCATACGAGAATGTGCTGGAAAGGAAAGCTCCGAGACTGACAAGACTTGCCAAGCTGACCGAAACTGAGTTCCTGGAAATGTTCAGAAGGAGTCCGGTGCTCAGACCGAAGTATGAAGGGTTCATGCGGAATGTGGCTGTTGCCCTCGGCAACTGGAAGTCGCGTGATGCGCTGGATGCGCTTGCGCCGTTGGCAAATCATGAGAGTTTGCTGGTGCGCGAGCACGCGGAGTGGGCGGTCCGAGCTATTCTTGAAGCGATTGAGGACAAGTAA
- a CDS encoding choice-of-anchor D domain-containing protein, producing the protein MRYVLLSLLLSSISFSQSIPPDSVWTFAYDDGGDEFFYDALELEDGYLLCGRAGADALLLKIGRDGRVVWQQRFAFDQPRRFTKLPSVGRVWGEITNSTGTGQNIFKVHFDSLGRFVEEEVIGDEAAPLRVLAEATTTYSDDEEGYLLVYTSRVAGETENSIFRYECCGTVSNTQLTSGRGDLALAEDRHFDFAICGRTREQDSYSLDGLLVWRRYPEDPADLFRRAEYGGSEDDWFNDLTGQDGLTPYVLCGGSRSESNGSSDLWVMGVSDTGAVRWSRHFGGLSYEDGVEIVSSDDDGFIIAGNFSSEDIDFEQSDFWLLKVDENGDSVWSVLAGGEEADRCEGMIQTEHGFLLFGASQSFAVPGWDACAMLLAYVPDLAAAPSSLNFGPVQVGDSATRVLHLINTGSNTLTVTDIQGTDAYHANFNGPATIALGETLSVTTVFTPPSTGNHVDTLRIFSDAISGVKIVRCLGAGLVAHADDAGLLPRAFALHPPYPNPFNPGTSISFDLPRDSEMTMEIYDVSGRLVRTLFAGSLPAGSHRMVFEADALATGLYFAALRAGEYHGVQKLMLVK; encoded by the coding sequence ATGCGTTACGTCTTACTCTCTTTGCTGCTTTCTTCCATTTCTTTCTCCCAGTCCATCCCACCGGATTCGGTGTGGACGTTTGCGTACGATGACGGCGGGGATGAATTCTTTTACGACGCATTGGAATTGGAGGACGGATATCTGCTGTGCGGCAGGGCTGGCGCAGATGCGTTGTTGCTCAAGATTGGCCGTGACGGGCGTGTTGTTTGGCAGCAGAGGTTTGCCTTCGACCAGCCGCGCAGGTTCACGAAGCTACCATCAGTCGGCCGCGTCTGGGGAGAAATCACGAATTCAACCGGCACCGGGCAAAACATCTTCAAAGTTCATTTTGATTCTTTGGGCCGGTTTGTTGAAGAGGAAGTCATTGGCGATGAAGCCGCACCTCTGCGTGTGCTGGCTGAAGCAACGACGACATACTCTGACGATGAAGAGGGTTACTTATTGGTTTACACAAGCCGCGTGGCGGGTGAAACCGAAAACTCGATCTTCCGGTATGAGTGCTGCGGCACAGTTTCCAACACGCAGCTGACCAGCGGACGCGGTGACCTTGCGCTTGCGGAAGACAGGCATTTCGATTTTGCCATCTGCGGGAGGACTCGAGAGCAGGATAGCTACAGTCTTGACGGACTTCTTGTTTGGAGACGCTATCCAGAAGATCCGGCCGACTTGTTTCGACGTGCGGAATACGGCGGTTCGGAAGATGATTGGTTTAACGATCTCACGGGACAAGACGGTTTGACACCCTATGTTTTGTGCGGCGGCAGTCGCAGTGAATCAAACGGATCATCGGACTTGTGGGTAATGGGCGTATCGGACACGGGAGCCGTGCGCTGGTCGCGCCACTTCGGCGGTCTTTCCTATGAAGACGGCGTGGAAATTGTCAGCTCTGACGATGACGGTTTTATCATCGCGGGGAATTTTTCATCTGAAGATATCGACTTCGAGCAATCGGATTTCTGGCTGCTGAAGGTTGATGAGAACGGCGACAGCGTGTGGTCGGTGCTGGCGGGCGGAGAAGAAGCGGATCGTTGCGAGGGGATGATCCAGACGGAGCACGGATTTCTGCTGTTCGGCGCGTCGCAATCATTTGCCGTGCCGGGGTGGGACGCCTGCGCGATGCTGTTGGCCTATGTGCCGGACCTTGCTGCGGCGCCATCGAGTTTGAATTTCGGACCGGTGCAAGTCGGAGACAGCGCGACGCGGGTGCTGCATCTTATCAACACGGGTTCGAACACGCTGACAGTGACGGATATACAAGGGACGGATGCCTATCACGCGAATTTCAACGGTCCCGCGACCATTGCACTGGGCGAAACACTGAGCGTCACGACGGTATTTACACCGCCGAGCACGGGGAATCACGTGGACACACTACGCATATTCAGCGACGCGATTTCCGGAGTGAAGATTGTGCGTTGTCTGGGCGCGGGACTTGTAGCGCATGCCGACGACGCCGGCTTGCTGCCGCGAGCGTTTGCCTTGCATCCTCCCTACCCGAATCCGTTCAACCCCGGCACGAGTATCTCGTTTGACTTGCCGCGCGATTCGGAGATGACAATGGAAATTTACGATGTGTCAGGCCGGTTGGTCCGAACGTTGTTCGCAGGGTCGCTCCCGGCCGGCAGCCATCGCATGGTGTTTGAGGCGGACGCGTTGGCGACAGGACTGTATTTCGCAGCACTGCGTGCGGGCGAGTATCACGGTGTGCAAAAGCTGATGCTGGTGAAGTGA